The Meriones unguiculatus strain TT.TT164.6M chromosome 19, Bangor_MerUng_6.1, whole genome shotgun sequence genomic interval TATGGCTTCACGTCTACCACCTTTCAGAGAGCTACCCCCGTATTTTGAGGATATTTGCATTCTTACAAACTAAACTCTGAGGGGGAGTTTATCGATTTGGGAGGTTTGGGAAAGCATTCATGTAAGTCTTACTGGTTGAGAAATGAATTCCCTGGGTTCATCAACTGATTCTGTCACTTCGATGTTTAAAGTGTTTGCTACTCTGATTCTGATTCTCCGGGAACATGGTTTTTTTCTCAACTCTTCCTCTCAGAGAGGATCCTCAAGAAGAGTGTTGTATGTGTCGTTACAACTGTGCCCCTATTCCTTCTGAGGAGAGCATCTGCTTAAAAGTCAAACTTCCAACATGTACTTTGGAACATGAGATAGTGATTTCCTTTCATTGAACATTATTGTTTAAAAACATGGTGCTGGACAGATAGCTTGGTCAGCAAGGGACTCACCTTGGAAGCTGTGCTTGATCATAATCTTTCACAGAGAATCAAGGTGGGCACTGTGCCAACATACCTCtcttcccagcactgaggaggcagagcgAGGTGGAGCTGTGGGGTTctctgacaagatggctcaggctACTAAAGTGcattccaggtcagtgagagaccccgtATCCAAAAGGAGTGGACCgagagcctggagagatgacttagggTGAAAATGTGCTAGCTGTGCCAGGAAAGatggctcctgtgtgtgtgttgaccCCAGAGCTAGGAGCTACAGGGCAGGATTGCTGGGGTTGGCCAGCTGCCAGCCCAGTTTCAGGATCGAtgtgagtctctgtctcaaaggaataatgCAGAGAAAGGTGGAGGAAGATGTCCAGTATCCTTCTTCAGCAGAGGCACGTTCGGGCATGTGCTTACACATACACTTTGCACAGGAGTGCATGCATCAACCATACATGTACAACATACAAATACtgtgccccccacacacaaaggTTAAATAGGACTTGATAAATGACATCCAAGGCTctttgtcttctggcttccacttGCACGtacacaggtatacatgcaattatgtgcacatatgtgtccACACAGGAAGAAGTGTtcagtgggcacacacacacacacacacacacacacacacacaccatgacttCAAGCATTTGGAATCCCTTTGACAGGCCAGGGAGTGACTGTTTAAGGGACTGTATTGAAATACGTTGTCACTTAGCACACTGGATGAGGTGACTCAATGGCCACTATGAGCTATCCAAGGACATTGCTGCCTCTGCCAATCAGTTCACACATTTCTTTTCCTCCCCTGTATCATCCGGGTGCTAGGTGAACATGGGTGTTTTTTAGTCTGTCCGCCAGCCTCAGTTTGGTCATATTTGGTGGGTGGAAGACACAGGCAGACGCTTCAGGAGGGATGTGAGATTAGGCAAATCAAGAAAGTGAAATATACCTGCCCTTATTCGTTTTTACTGTCAACTTGATAGAACTGGAATCACAtgagaagagggaacttcaactgaagaatgcttctatcagattggcctgtgcaACATCCACGGAATACTGTCATGATTGCTGAAGGAATCGGATGGCCCCTGCTCAATGAATCCTGGGCAAGTGATTCTAGGCTCTCTGAGAAGGTAGCTGAGCAAAATGGTCCCGTAAACAATGTTCTTCCATAACTTGTGCTTCAGTTCGTGCTGTGACCAGGAAGTATAAGACAAGATGAACCTTTTCCTCCCCCAAGCTACTTTCCGTAATAGCGTTTACCACAGCGGTAGCAGTGATGCTAGAATGAtgtcatttccttcatctctgcCTCAGGCAGGCACCTGGGCCTCACTTTCACCCTCTCtgtggcttttttgttttctacacAGCTGTAGCTTCTCCCTgacctgtcctctgtgtttctatCCATAATGCACCGAGTGACTCTCTTCCGCGGGCTGGAAgaaccccactccctcccttgATGTCTCTGGCCTAGAGAAATGGGTACAGTCTCCTACTACGGGAATCACTTAGATTTCCCCATTGTCTTCCACTTGGTTTCTCAAAGCCCCCATCACCTGAGCAACCAGTCCCCTGGTGAGTATACAAACTGTTTTTCTGAGAATGCCTGACTTACAAGTCTCTATGCACACAACAGTCTTTATTTCATGTTTATGGCTATTTTAGTACTTTGTAGACAACATAGAGGAAgctagaagaagagaaaaaacttAACTCTTACCAAGATGCTTAATCATAATTGTTGAATATTTGCATATGTATGGCAaatactacatatatatatatgcaggcatGAACATTTTTGAgtacaaagaatttttttttttacgtaaATTAACCCATTTATTGCAGACTAGGCAAGTCTAAACAGCAGTGCATCTACTGGTCCTTCAGTTCCTTGAGTCTTCTGATGGCGGACTTCACTGTGACGGCAGAAGTAGTGTTGTAGGTCCAAGCCCCACCAGCCACTGTTTTCATGCAGGATCCACAGTGCCAGATGCCAACGGCTCGTCTCTTCATCTTGGTCTTGCCACAGAAGGAGCAAGTGTACTTGGCGTGCTGGCTGATTTCAATCTTCTTCACCATCTTCCGGAGGGAGGCACCATAGCGGGTCCCGTATTTCTCGACGATCCCGACCTTCTTGGTGCGTTTAGCCATGTTACCGGAACCCGAGTACAAAGAATTTTTTCCAGTGTCATGCTAAGCCCACGGCAATCCTCTCTATTTCTACTTAGACAAAAtattttttggggaaaaaaaaaaaggatatgcCCTAGTTTATGGGtttccatttgattttttttcatttcttttttccttttgataaGTTAATGTCTGTTAAATCATTTAATCACAACTCTACACCAGGCACATCATCCATTATAATTTCCTACTGAGATCTTTTACATTTCTAAGCCAATGCAAATGGAGACACCTTTCAGACTTTTCACGGCACTATTCTGTAAGACTCAAACCAGCACATAAAATCTCTTCAAGTACATTCAAAGGATTAATTAGTAGTGCACAGAGTGAATTTGTGCAAGGTGAAAAACAGGCTGATGTTTACTTTCACAGCGTAGTAGCTGGaaagtaaaaaagaagaaatcagaaacttCCACCCTCTGTCTGAGTGCTCCTCCATTCAGATGACAGACTTTCCATTCTGGTAACTACTGTTCCATTTAGGGGACAACTGTCCATTCTggtgactgcttctgtttctttcagCTAGGAGTGGTATTGGTAGAGAAGCCATTCCTTTTTAGTTCTGGCCCCAAATTGTTATGCAAACAATTTTCTCCAGACCCCCCTTTTTTTCTACTCCTGCTTACATAGCTGAACTATATTTATAGCATCCATCACAGAAAGATGAAGTCATGTGTCGGAGTTCTGGCCAGAGGAATGTGGGAGAAAGCAAAATGTTCCCTTTTCAGTCCTGACCCCCAGAGACCTCTCGAGATATTACTCACTCATGCTTAGATTGCTTGCACATTGCCCAAAGGAAAGAATGTAATCGAAGAATACGAGATTCTCAAAGATGTCACGGTACAAGACGGAGCCAGACTCAGAATAACTGCAGCACAGAATGCCCCTGCCCTTGTGAAGGCTGATCAATGTTGTACTGTGATATGTGGAGGAATATTGCTTTAATCGTGTTATGCCACTGAGAATTCCCAGGTGAGTGTAGAAAGGCTTTGCCTTCGTTAGTACTCTCTGCTCAGGGGTCATGCTGCAGAGCATCCCTAAAACAGAAGCATTTTTAGTGTTTCCATGACAGATGCTCATCCTCCATAAGAGTACTCAATACTGATGTCCTAGGACCACCATACACCTACAGGGACAATAATGAAATTGTGCCAAGTGCGGATgtaatacacatttttaaatttattttcaccaTCCAATGTTTGGCATTCATACATTTTTGTGTAGATTATCCTAAATCATACAGGAAACTCAGGGCTAGAATATCACAATTCACGTTAGATAAACTATTACATCATTTGCATCAGTTCACCTTCCCTCGTGTGACTCCTGCTAGGTGTGGTGGATTCAGAACAACATCTTGGTAGAGGGAATAGAAGGTCATCTCTTTTGAAAATTAGTCCTGTCTTTGAGAATCCACTTTGCCTCTTTTGATTCCTTTTTCTCTGGGATTTATAATAGATGCTTTTCTTgttactgggggaaaaaaatacaAGGCAAAAGCAATTTAATGGAGGGGGGTTTCTTTCAGCTCAGAGTCTGAGAGTACCATCCACTGTGACAAGAAAGTATGGCGGGAAAAGGGAAGGCGGCCAGCCGTAGCGTGTCTgcagccaggaggcagagagatggaaagaggtGTTCTACTCTGTCCTCCATAGAATGATGCTGGCCACCTAGGGGTGGGGTCTTCCCTCTCCAGTTTAACTGCTTAGGAATTACCCTCACAGACATTGCCAGGTAACTGAGTCATCTCCAATTGACAATCAAGATAAGCCTTCAGCAAGTACTTACGTCATAGAGATGTGAGCACGTGTATGGCTAAGCTAGGGTACCACTTGGTTTACAACAGCGACACAGGAAATCTGATGCTATCGTGAAATGATATCCCCTGGACACGGCTGGCATTGGCGTTTCTGTGCCGTGACCGGGGAAATCCAGAGAGAACGTCCATTGTTCTTACCACACGGTAGTCACCCACCCACCCCTTACGGCTGACATTCTTCATGGCTGCTGTGGGCAGAAAAGCAGCAGTAGTAGACAAGAGATGCAGGCAAAGGGTTTCAGGCTCTCAAACCATGAGTGTTCCACACATCATTCCCTGCTCTGAAACTAGCCCCAGACTGACAACAATTTAACTTTCCAATCTCTGACCTAACAAAACCCATTCTCTTCTACAATCCCTACACCCACTCCAAAGCAAAAGGAGCAAAGCCTTTATATTATGGACAAGGTCTCCAGAAAAATCACATTGTAAAGTTATTTGACCAGCATCACACAGTAGGTGGGCATGCTGTCTGGGACTTATAACCCGGATGTCTTCCAGCATGTGGATTACGTAGTCGGTGTGATTTTATCATTCTCCAGATACTCCACTTTGCTCTGCAgtggcaaaggcaggcaaaaagaaatacaggtgttgttttttgtttgtttgtttgttttgtttttatgtaactGAGGGAAGCCGAGTATTGCCTTATTGTTCTACACTATGTGCATTCAGTAACACAACCTGAAGAGGGGcttatcatattctttccctctcCAGTAAGTATTCCGAGTGCTCCGTTCACAGGCATGGCTCCCTTGCCTCTACGGAAGaataatttctcatccatcacaATTACCTTCCTCCAAAAACACTAGAGAAATTTCCACTTAAGATAGTCAATCATCAATAATAATTTGCCTATCATCTGAATGAAAGTGTAGTTGAAGTTAGACGACCCATTTTTATCTGcttttcaaaatgtagcattatCATCATAAGGCCTGCATTGCATTTGAATGTCCAAGTCTGTTCCTGTGAGGCCATTGGCTGAATGAATGCAGAAacagaagtttttgtgttcagaAAGATAGCATGTATGATCTAACAGAAGACTGTGTGTTAGTTACTGGTTGAGGAAATGAATGAGCAGTGTGGGCCATACTGTGGCATGACAGTAGGTGAAAAAGATGGCTGAAGTCATCTTCTTGGAGGATTGAAGTGGTAGAGATTGGAACACGAGATGAACTGAAGATGGTCTACATTTGGAAGAAAAGTTTAAGAgaaaacacatgcacacccacacccacacacacacacacacacacaggaggttAAAAAGGACAGcatagaaattaagaaaataaaccaCCATAACTTAAGCATTCACTGATGGCAAAGGAGCAATGGACAAGACATCAGGTCATTAGTCTAAAAGTGGAGAGTTAAAGAGCAAGGAAGAGAAactggacaccccccccccattcGATGGCAGGAGTGTTTCAACAGGAAATGTTTGAAAATGAGGctatgcttaaagaaatgtttaaataaatattaagactGGTATTAtacctcagtggtagagcaaTTGCTTGGCATCTGTGAGGCCCCGAGTTTGACCTCAGCactaaaaacaaactgaaaggagatgAGTTAttgaagacaaacaaacaaacaaaaaaaacaaacaattccaAATAACTCCAATTGTTCAggatttttaattatcatttttaaaaaagcagaaaaaatggaagaagatgatagtgaaaatcatcatcatcatcatctaatACCGTTGTATGTAAGTCAATGAGAATTACCTGGATTGAGTCTTGAAAGAATCAACTGTGCACAGTGAGTTCACTAGACATTAATTTCTGAGCTTGAAGCAGGAGTTCTTGCTTCTTAGGGTATGAAGTGATAGGGCAGAGAAGCCTTCAAGATTGCAGAGAAGGTGGAATTATGTATCTAGATGTCAGATACCCTATTGCATAGATTTCATTTCCTCTAATCCGAGTAGATGTGATGTAAGTCTGGGGATATTGCTTTCCTGCTTATTAAATATCATTTGTCACTTGAAAGCACACAACAATAAACACTTCTCTTTTTCCAAGTACCAGTTACTAAACCTGCTGTCTCTTTTTGAGGTCAGAACAGCAACTAAATAGTCGTGTTGCCCAGCAGTGATGTACTGTGCATTTTGTGGAATTATCTGAAATGAGAACTCCAGGGTACATaactcagctctctccttccaacacGTGCgtggcttgctctgcctcttatTATGCTCTTTGGACCTGTAGTCATGCAAATGACACAAGTGAACAGCTGCACTCTGCAAACCAGATGGTCACATGTGGGGAGAGATGGGATGGGGACAGTAGAACTAATAGCCTATAAAGCAGGCTAACGCTACCAAATTTCTACATTTTGCTATTAATACCAAGTGAAAGGTTAATCGTTTCCATCCGTGTTCACTTAACAGTCAGAATTAACCTCAGAGGCAGAGTAATAAATTTTTAACCAAATTCTAGGAGTGCTGATTCTAAACAGAGAACGGGAGCCACTGAATGCATGCTGGAGAGCAGgagggaaacaaagaaaaggcttAGGTGAAGAGCTGCTCACTCTGAAGAGCTGGGCACGTTTGGGGCAGTGAGGAAAAGAACGGAGGGGAGACCTAGCACATCTCCTCTCTCCACGTTGAGCTCCTACGGAAAACAAAGTGTAGGCCTCAGGCTCTCAGAGGCTGTATTCACCTATGACGCCCACGATATTTGAACTGTTATAAATACTTTCCTCTGTGCACAAGACTTTTGCTTAACATGGGTGGTGTTCAAAGACACTGCGGAAGTGACAGTGAGAGTAGCTGAACGGCTGAATACTTACCTAGAATGTTCGAAACACTTTGTCCCATCCCCAGTACTAATCCTTTGCACACATAGGAATACTTACAATCTTTCTGAGTTTCGTGTTCATGATTAcgcttctctttttaaaagatcCTCTCTGACCAGCCATATGTGGACAAGATCTTCATCCATCAAAGCATGTTGAATCATTTTCGGTATCTATGGAGCGAGAGAGAAAAGTGGGTTCTTATCAAGGCTCTCAATGTGTCTATTTTCTGAAGAAGCATAAAGTTTATGAATGGTAGTAAAATTTCCGGGTGATGGTATTTTGTCTATGTCTTCCTTAATGTAAAGAGCATGGCTGCACATGTTACCTGGTGCTTTCTAGGCTGTTATGTGGCATTTTGTAT includes:
- the LOC110563494 gene encoding large ribosomal subunit protein eL43-like produces the protein MAKRTKKVGIVEKYGTRYGASLRKMVKKIEISQHAKYTCSFCGKTKMKRRAVGIWHCGSCMKTVAGGAWTYNTTSAVTVKSAIRRLKELKDQ